A region of Catenibacterium mitsuokai DNA encodes the following proteins:
- a CDS encoding galactokinase, giving the protein MKLATQIIKDIRNGQADALLTDIYVDESLLDTQKERYIAAIEKFISLYGDKEVEVFSAPGRSEVSGNHTDHQHGEVLAAAINLDIIAITAPRDGEIKVLSDDYDLKAVAVDDLEKKAEEEGTSEGLIRGTLARFKELGLHIGGFEAYMTSEVLQGSGLSSSAAFEVMIGTVLSGLYNDMTVSPVLIAQIGQYTENVYFGKPCGLMDQCASSVGALIHIDFKDNDHPVVEKVDVDFSSFHHSLCIVDVHASHADLTDDYAAIPTEMKEVAHFFGKEFLREVSEEEFKAHIPELREKMSDRCVIRALHFFKEDARVEKAVSALKNNDFDTFKSVIKSSGDSSYKYLQNIYSNHDETNQAVSIALGLSEDILGDKGVCRVHGGGFAGTIQAFVEDDYVETYKTEIEKYFGEGSCHILKVRKYGGKKVEL; this is encoded by the coding sequence ATGAAACTTGCAACACAGATTATTAAAGATATTAGAAATGGTCAGGCAGATGCTTTATTAACTGATATTTATGTAGATGAGTCTTTATTAGATACTCAGAAAGAAAGATATATTGCAGCTATTGAAAAGTTCATCTCACTTTATGGTGATAAGGAAGTAGAAGTATTCTCAGCACCAGGTAGAAGTGAAGTATCTGGTAACCATACAGACCACCAGCATGGTGAAGTATTAGCTGCTGCAATTAACTTAGATATTATTGCGATTACAGCACCTAGAGATGGTGAAATTAAGGTATTATCTGATGATTATGACTTAAAGGCTGTAGCTGTAGATGACTTAGAAAAGAAAGCTGAAGAAGAAGGTACTTCTGAAGGATTAATTAGAGGTACTCTTGCACGCTTTAAGGAATTAGGTCTTCATATTGGTGGTTTTGAAGCTTATATGACAAGTGAAGTATTACAGGGTTCTGGTCTTTCTTCATCAGCAGCATTTGAAGTCATGATTGGTACTGTATTATCAGGTTTATATAATGATATGACAGTAAGTCCAGTATTGATTGCGCAGATTGGTCAGTATACAGAAAACGTCTATTTTGGTAAACCATGTGGATTAATGGACCAGTGTGCAAGTTCAGTAGGTGCTCTTATTCATATTGACTTTAAAGACAATGATCATCCTGTTGTAGAAAAAGTAGATGTTGATTTCTCTTCATTCCATCATAGTTTATGTATTGTAGATGTTCATGCATCTCATGCAGACTTAACTGATGATTATGCAGCCATTCCTACAGAAATGAAGGAAGTAGCACACTTCTTTGGAAAAGAATTCTTAAGAGAAGTATCAGAAGAAGAATTTAAAGCACATATTCCTGAATTACGTGAAAAGATGAGTGACCGCTGTGTCATCCGTGCATTACATTTCTTTAAGGAAGATGCAAGAGTAGAAAAAGCAGTATCAGCCTTAAAGAACAATGACTTTGATACATTCAAGTCAGTCATCAAATCATCAGGAGACAGTTCTTATAAATACCTACAGAATATCTATTCTAACCATGATGAAACAAACCAGGCTGTTTCTATTGCCTTAGGCTTATCTGAAGATATCCTAGGTGATAAAGGTGTATGTAGAGTACATGGTGGTGGATTTGCAGGTACGATCCAGGCCTTTGTAGAAGATGATTATGTAGAAACATATAAGACTGAAATTGAAAAGTATTTTGGGGAAGGGTCTTGTCATATTCTTAAAGTAAGAAAGTATGGCGGTAAGAAAGTAGAATTATAA
- a CDS encoding aldose epimerase family protein yields MIEVIEKIGNIENLSLKNDEMEVVVSTFGCTIIKMIIEDKNGVKGDVVLGYDDFNQYQTLDGYLGALVGRVANRIGKGTFELNGETYHLPINNGPNSLHGGIRGFSYQIFDYEILDDYTIKFTYHAKDGEEGYPGNMDFSATYHLEGTTLTISYHATSDKDTLINITNHSYFNLSGHKHNIYNHTLKIDADYYEHVDADGLATGEKEAVEGTPFDFRIPAKIGERVEVDHPQLKLGNGFDHHFFFTTDKNQVVLEDEESGRRLTVSTTLPGAQIYTANYLDGRIGKNGEPYNARDAVCIETQNLPDAIHIEKNPSTILRKGETFDAQTSYCLEVIK; encoded by the coding sequence GTGATAGAAGTAATAGAAAAAATTGGAAATATTGAAAATTTATCATTAAAAAACGATGAGATGGAAGTTGTTGTCTCAACATTTGGCTGTACTATTATTAAGATGATTATTGAAGATAAGAATGGAGTAAAAGGTGATGTTGTATTAGGTTATGATGACTTTAATCAATATCAGACTCTAGATGGTTATCTAGGTGCATTAGTAGGTAGAGTTGCGAATAGAATAGGAAAAGGAACATTTGAATTAAATGGTGAAACATATCATTTACCTATTAATAATGGTCCTAATAGCTTACATGGTGGTATTAGAGGATTTAGTTATCAGATTTTTGATTATGAAATCTTAGATGACTATACTATTAAGTTTACTTATCATGCAAAGGATGGAGAAGAAGGTTATCCAGGTAATATGGATTTTAGTGCTACTTATCATTTAGAGGGTACTACATTAACTATTTCTTATCATGCTACGAGTGATAAGGATACTTTAATTAATATTACTAACCATTCATATTTCAACTTATCAGGACATAAACATAATATCTATAATCACACTTTAAAGATTGATGCTGATTATTATGAACATGTAGATGCAGATGGTCTTGCTACAGGTGAAAAGGAAGCTGTAGAAGGTACTCCATTTGACTTTAGAATACCTGCAAAGATTGGTGAACGTGTAGAAGTGGATCATCCACAATTAAAGCTTGGTAATGGTTTTGACCATCATTTCTTCTTTACTACAGATAAGAACCAGGTTGTATTAGAAGATGAAGAAAGCGGTAGAAGATTAACAGTATCTACTACTTTACCAGGAGCACAGATCTATACCGCAAACTATCTAGATGGTCGTATTGGTAAGAATGGTGAACCTTATAATGCGAGAGATGCAGTATGTATTGAAACACAGAACTTACCAGACGCTATTCATATTGAAAAGAATCCAAGCACTATTTTAAGAAAGGGAGAAACATTTGATGCACAGACATCTTATTGTTTAGAGGTAATTAAATAA
- a CDS encoding ribose-phosphate diphosphokinase — MKNKITVFSLSSSKKLAQDIASILGTKVGDCKVHHFADGEILCEIGESVRGKDVFIVQSTSNPVTENLMEILVLTDALKRASAREITAVIPYFGYARQDRKAKPRQPITSKLVADLLTTAGVNRVVTVDLHAAQIQGFFDIPVDEMQALPLLIKYFRKKKVQDLCVVSPDHGGATRARKMSEAFDCPIAIIDKRRPKPNVAEVMGIIGNVEGKNCILIDDMIDTAGTITAGVDMLKQKGAKDVYIACTHGVLSGPAVERLSTCAAKEVVITNTIEIPQDKKFDKLVSVSVAGLLAHTIENIENDLPVSDVFTQYDC, encoded by the coding sequence ATGAAAAACAAAATTACAGTATTTTCTTTATCTTCAAGCAAGAAATTAGCTCAGGATATCGCAAGCATTTTAGGTACTAAGGTTGGAGACTGCAAAGTTCATCACTTCGCAGATGGTGAAATCTTATGTGAAATCGGTGAATCTGTTCGTGGTAAGGACGTATTCATTGTTCAGTCTACTTCTAATCCAGTAACTGAAAACTTAATGGAAATCTTAGTATTAACTGATGCTTTAAAACGTGCTTCTGCTCGTGAAATTACTGCAGTTATTCCATATTTCGGATATGCTAGACAGGATCGTAAAGCTAAACCTAGACAGCCAATCACTTCTAAGTTAGTTGCAGACTTATTAACTACAGCTGGTGTTAACCGTGTTGTAACTGTTGACTTACATGCAGCTCAGATCCAGGGATTCTTTGATATTCCAGTAGATGAAATGCAGGCTTTACCACTATTAATCAAATACTTCCGTAAAAAGAAGGTTCAGGATTTATGTGTTGTATCTCCTGACCATGGAGGAGCTACTAGAGCTCGTAAGATGTCTGAAGCATTTGACTGTCCTATCGCTATCATCGATAAGAGAAGACCTAAACCAAACGTTGCTGAAGTTATGGGTATCATCGGTAATGTTGAAGGTAAGAACTGTATCTTAATTGACGATATGATCGATACAGCTGGTACTATTACAGCTGGTGTTGATATGTTAAAACAGAAAGGTGCTAAGGATGTATATATTGCATGTACTCATGGTGTACTTTCTGGACCTGCTGTTGAAAGATTATCTACTTGTGCGGCAAAAGAAGTTGTTATTACTAACACTATCGAAATTCCACAGGATAAGAAATTTGATAAACTTGTTTCTGTATCTGTTGCAGGATTACTTGCACATACAATTGAAAACATCGAAAACGATTTACCAGTTAGTGACGTATTCACTCAGTATGATTGTTAA
- the glmU gene encoding bifunctional UDP-N-acetylglucosamine diphosphorylase/glucosamine-1-phosphate N-acetyltransferase GlmU has protein sequence MKVYAVVLAAGKGTRMKSDAPKVVHEVLYKPMINHVVDELKKLDIAETVVVVGHGADQVKALLDNDVTTVLQEEQKGSGHAVMMAESVLGDKEGITLVLNGDAPLITAETLQGLIDYHMNGKNSGTVMTCDCDLSLPFGRIIKEDGQVTGIVEFKDLQESQMDITEMNVGEYCFDNKSMFEALKKVTNNNAQGEYYITDLIGIMNEEGKKVDGYKIQDFSEVGGINDRVQLAEATKLLQKRVNKNWLLNGVTIVDTDNTYIGTDVVIGKDTIIEPGCIIKGHTTIGAHCHIGPYCEFTDVDIKDNVEIKFSVLSDSVVESGTDIGPYARLRTNCHIRENVHIGNFVEMKKADFGKGSKSAHLTYIGDAKVGDGVNIGCGTITSNYDGKNKSMTVIGNNAFIGCNSNLVAPVTVGEGAFVAAGSTVTETVEDGAMSIARARQVNKPGYAKVLEEKRMKIYNERNKK, from the coding sequence ATGAAAGTTTATGCAGTTGTCTTAGCTGCGGGTAAAGGTACCCGTATGAAGTCAGATGCACCTAAGGTTGTTCATGAAGTTTTATATAAACCAATGATCAATCATGTGGTGGATGAATTAAAGAAGTTAGATATCGCAGAAACAGTCGTTGTTGTTGGACATGGGGCTGACCAGGTCAAGGCTTTGTTAGATAACGACGTCACTACTGTCTTACAGGAAGAGCAGAAAGGCTCTGGACATGCTGTCATGATGGCAGAAAGTGTTCTAGGGGATAAAGAAGGAATCACTCTTGTATTAAATGGTGATGCACCTTTAATTACTGCGGAGACATTACAGGGACTTATTGATTATCATATGAATGGTAAGAATAGTGGTACTGTAATGACATGTGATTGTGACTTGTCACTTCCATTTGGTCGTATTATTAAGGAAGATGGCCAGGTAACAGGAATTGTAGAATTCAAAGACTTACAGGAATCTCAGATGGATATCACTGAGATGAACGTAGGTGAATATTGTTTTGATAACAAATCAATGTTTGAAGCTTTAAAGAAAGTAACAAACAACAATGCTCAGGGTGAGTATTATATTACAGATTTAATTGGAATCATGAATGAAGAAGGCAAGAAGGTTGATGGCTATAAGATTCAGGATTTCAGTGAAGTAGGTGGCATTAATGACCGTGTTCAGCTTGCTGAAGCAACTAAGTTACTTCAGAAGAGAGTAAATAAGAACTGGTTATTAAATGGCGTAACTATTGTAGATACTGATAACACATATATTGGTACTGATGTTGTGATTGGTAAAGATACAATTATTGAACCAGGTTGTATTATCAAGGGACATACTACTATAGGGGCACACTGTCATATTGGTCCTTATTGTGAATTTACAGATGTAGATATTAAGGATAATGTGGAAATCAAGTTCTCAGTATTAAGCGATTCTGTTGTAGAAAGCGGTACTGATATTGGTCCTTATGCAAGACTAAGAACTAATTGTCATATTAGAGAGAATGTACACATTGGTAACTTTGTGGAAATGAAGAAAGCTGATTTTGGTAAGGGAAGCAAGTCTGCTCATCTTACTTATATCGGTGATGCTAAAGTAGGCGATGGCGTTAATATTGGTTGTGGTACTATCACAAGCAATTATGACGGTAAGAATAAGTCAATGACTGTTATTGGAAACAATGCATTTATTGGATGTAATTCAAATCTCGTTGCACCAGTGACTGTTGGTGAAGGCGCATTTGTTGCAGCTGGATCTACTGTAACAGAAACTGTAGAAGATGGCGCAATGTCTATCGCACGTGCTAGACAGGTGAACAAACCTGGTTATGCAAAAGTTTTAGAAGAAAAACGTATGAAGATTTATAACGAAAGAAACAAGAAATAA
- the ispE gene encoding 4-(cytidine 5'-diphospho)-2-C-methyl-D-erythritol kinase, giving the protein MKIRAYAKINLALDVVSEREDGYHELDMIMAPIVLHDLILIDPIEKGIEITTNTYRVPTDERNIMYKVADALIKKFDIQSGVRIHCYKHIPSQAGMGGGSADGAAIFRAMNSLFHLRMSYQDMCEMGKEIGADIPFCVWNRIAVVGGIGENLHFIDRSCFNCHLLIVKPKKGVSTKKCFDDLDIETAVHPDIDLMKHAIEKNDYQGVVDCLGNTLEAPSIKMVQDIQSIKDDMMNFGFDGALMSGSGSSVFGMTQDPELIDKVLPYFKKKYSFAVKTQIYYPEKRKKG; this is encoded by the coding sequence ATGAAGATTCGTGCTTATGCGAAAATAAACCTTGCATTAGATGTAGTAAGTGAAAGAGAAGATGGATATCATGAATTAGATATGATTATGGCCCCTATTGTTCTTCATGATTTGATTCTTATTGATCCTATTGAAAAAGGTATAGAAATTACTACAAACACATACCGTGTACCTACTGATGAACGTAACATCATGTATAAGGTGGCCGATGCATTAATCAAGAAGTTTGATATCCAAAGTGGTGTAAGAATCCACTGTTATAAGCATATTCCATCTCAAGCTGGAATGGGTGGAGGAAGTGCTGATGGTGCAGCTATCTTTCGCGCAATGAACAGTTTATTCCATTTACGTATGTCTTATCAGGATATGTGTGAAATGGGTAAAGAGATTGGTGCAGATATTCCATTTTGTGTATGGAATCGTATTGCGGTTGTAGGTGGTATTGGTGAAAATCTACATTTTATTGATCGTTCATGTTTTAATTGTCATTTATTGATTGTAAAACCTAAGAAAGGTGTTTCTACAAAGAAATGTTTTGATGATCTAGATATTGAAACAGCTGTTCATCCAGATATTGATTTAATGAAGCATGCAATTGAAAAGAATGATTATCAGGGTGTTGTAGATTGTTTAGGTAATACTTTAGAAGCTCCTTCTATTAAGATGGTACAGGATATCCAGTCTATTAAGGATGATATGATGAACTTTGGTTTTGATGGTGCTCTTATGTCAGGTAGTGGTTCATCTGTTTTTGGTATGACTCAAGATCCTGAATTAATTGATAAAGTGCTTCCATATTTTAAAAAGAAATATAGTTTTGCAGTAAAAACACAGATTTACTATCCAGAGAAAAGGAAAAAGGGATAA
- the rsmA gene encoding 16S rRNA (adenine(1518)-N(6)/adenine(1519)-N(6))-dimethyltransferase RsmA, with protein MENIAKKSNTEFILNTFNLKPSKKYGQNFLVDPGIIQSIADHASLDKETAVIEIGPGIGALTEQLSNKAGKVLCFEIDERLKEVLSFSLEGHDNVEIIFQDFMKADLEEACKKLKNYKDICVVTNLPYYITSKIITKIVSSSTPINRLVAMVQKEVALKLCSEEKSPLKMMIDYVGDVQYELNVPRHVFMPAPHVDSAVISIHKERVISQELIDLIEASYTAKRKTLYNNLKSLYHDQTKELLESCGIPANKRAEELNIDDYIRILERSHTL; from the coding sequence ATGGAAAATATCGCAAAAAAATCAAATACAGAATTTATATTAAATACATTTAACTTAAAGCCTTCTAAGAAATATGGACAGAACTTCTTAGTAGATCCAGGTATTATTCAAAGTATCGCAGATCATGCTTCGCTGGATAAGGAGACAGCAGTTATTGAAATAGGACCTGGTATAGGCGCTCTTACAGAACAGCTCTCTAATAAAGCTGGTAAAGTATTATGCTTTGAAATAGATGAACGTTTAAAAGAAGTATTATCATTCTCTTTAGAAGGACATGATAATGTAGAAATCATCTTCCAGGACTTTATGAAAGCTGATTTAGAAGAAGCTTGTAAGAAGTTAAAGAACTATAAGGATATCTGTGTTGTCACAAATCTTCCTTATTATATTACGTCTAAAATCATCACAAAGATTGTATCTTCTTCTACACCTATTAATCGTTTAGTCGCTATGGTACAAAAGGAAGTCGCACTAAAGCTCTGTTCTGAAGAAAAGAGTCCTTTAAAGATGATGATTGATTATGTAGGAGATGTTCAATATGAATTGAATGTGCCTAGACATGTATTCATGCCAGCACCTCATGTAGATAGTGCTGTTATTTCTATTCATAAAGAACGTGTTATATCACAGGAATTGATTGATCTGATTGAAGCAAGTTATACTGCAAAAAGAAAAACACTCTATAATAACTTAAAGTCTTTATATCATGATCAAACAAAAGAATTATTAGAATCATGTGGTATTCCTGCCAATAAACGTGCTGAGGAATTAAACATTGATGACTATATAAGAATACTAGAAAGGAGTCATACTCTATGA
- a CDS encoding transcription repressor NadR, whose protein sequence is MDRKTRIMEIISSSDKPVSASKIAKELGVSRQIIVGDVALLRASGEDITATPRGYILDTNRSNHYTIAVKHNNDQLEEELNTIVDLGGKVEDVIVEHPLYGEIKGNLHIYSRYDVSKFMSAVKDNDIAPLSLLTDGVHLHTITVPDEETLERIKEALDEKHILLK, encoded by the coding sequence ATGGATAGAAAAACAAGAATAATGGAAATAATAAGTAGTAGTGATAAACCTGTTTCAGCAAGTAAAATTGCGAAAGAATTAGGTGTTTCTAGGCAGATTATTGTAGGAGATGTGGCTTTACTTAGAGCATCGGGAGAAGATATTACTGCAACACCTAGAGGATATATATTAGATACTAATAGGAGTAATCATTATACGATTGCAGTAAAGCATAATAATGATCAATTAGAAGAAGAATTAAATACTATTGTAGATTTAGGTGGTAAGGTTGAAGATGTGATAGTAGAACATCCTCTTTATGGAGAAATCAAAGGGAATCTACATATATATTCACGTTATGATGTATCGAAGTTCATGTCTGCAGTTAAAGATAATGATATTGCACCTCTTTCTCTATTAACGGATGGTGTTCACTTGCATACAATTACAGTACCTGATGAAGAGACATTAGAGCGTATTAAAGAAGCATTGGATGAAAAGCACATACTATTAAAATAA
- a CDS encoding PadR family transcriptional regulator encodes MAKKNQFFKLDMLLLCIIAKQDCYGYEITKQIKTYSHELIDIKEGTMYPILYKLQDAHYISSYEKVIERKIRVYYHIEEEGKEKLLEMINEFNQAVDGIHNVIKESLGESYE; translated from the coding sequence ATGGCCAAAAAGAATCAATTTTTCAAACTGGATATGCTTCTTCTATGTATTATTGCGAAGCAGGATTGTTATGGGTATGAAATAACAAAACAGATTAAAACTTACTCTCATGAACTCATAGACATTAAAGAAGGCACTATGTATCCTATTCTCTATAAATTACAGGATGCACACTATATTTCTAGTTACGAGAAGGTAATAGAACGCAAAATAAGAGTCTATTATCATATAGAAGAAGAGGGTAAAGAAAAGTTATTAGAAATGATTAATGAATTTAATCAAGCCGTGGATGGAATCCATAATGTGATTAAGGAATCTTTAGGAGAATCTTATGAATAA
- a CDS encoding DUF6120 family protein: MNNTEQYIHNIWTIMPMHTDKEKFYLLDLKKHLKEFMDDHPDCSYEDIVEHFGEPKDIVVEYIQNSDENYLIQRMRLKEVFQKFIIFLCVLCTLLALWFGLLWYDVYRNSKYSGVGEIKYTITDQ; the protein is encoded by the coding sequence ATGAATAATACAGAACAATATATTCACAATATTTGGACTATTATGCCCATGCATACAGATAAAGAGAAATTCTATCTTCTTGATTTGAAGAAACATTTAAAAGAATTCATGGATGATCATCCTGATTGTTCCTATGAAGATATTGTAGAACATTTTGGTGAACCAAAGGATATAGTCGTTGAATATATCCAGAATAGTGATGAGAACTATTTGATTCAAAGAATGAGACTAAAAGAAGTGTTCCAGAAGTTCATTATTTTTCTTTGTGTCCTTTGTACATTACTTGCGCTATGGTTTGGTCTTCTTTGGTATGATGTCTACAGAAATTCAAAATATTCAGGTGTAGGAGAAATAAAATATACAATAACAGATCAGTAA
- the rnmV gene encoding ribonuclease M5 codes for MRKIKEVVVVEGKTDTATLKQLFDVDTIETSGSGINEDILSLIKTAAKTRGVIVLTDPDYPGTQIRNKVIQAVPNAKHAFVAKKDAKGVKKLGIAEARHDAIIEALENAVTFSDAKESISWDEFIDLDVLGNKKRRLQVYDAFHLGYGNAKALFKRLNMMGITKEEVLKALKSQ; via the coding sequence GTGAGAAAGATTAAAGAAGTTGTTGTAGTAGAAGGTAAAACAGATACAGCAACACTTAAACAGTTATTTGATGTAGATACAATTGAAACATCTGGGTCAGGAATCAACGAAGATATTCTGTCTCTCATTAAAACTGCTGCCAAGACACGTGGTGTCATTGTCTTAACAGACCCTGATTATCCTGGTACACAGATTAGAAATAAAGTTATTCAGGCTGTTCCTAATGCGAAGCATGCCTTTGTCGCAAAAAAGGATGCTAAGGGTGTGAAGAAACTTGGCATTGCGGAAGCAAGACATGATGCAATTATCGAAGCACTAGAGAATGCAGTCACATTTAGTGATGCTAAAGAATCTATTTCATGGGATGAATTTATTGATCTAGATGTATTAGGAAATAAGAAGAGAAGACTACAGGTCTATGATGCCTTTCATTTAGGTTATGGTAATGCGAAAGCATTATTTAAGAGACTGAATATGATGGGTATTACAAAAGAAGAAGTACTTAAAGCATTAAAGAGTCAGTAG